The window GAGCCGCTGGCCATCGCAGGTGTGGCCGGGTTCAAGTGCTTCCTGATCTATCCGGGAACGGACGGGTTCACGGAGATCGATCGGGCAAACCTGGAGCTCGCGGTGCCACACATTGCGCGCACTGGGCTCCCGCTGCTGGTGCATGCGGAACTTGCAGGGCCGGTGGATGCGGCGGTAGCGCGGCTGAACAGCGGGGATGAGGACTGGCGGAGATATGCGACGTATCTTGCGTCGCGGCCGGACGATGCTGAGCTGGAGGCGATTGCGATGATGCTGGATCTGTGCCGCGCGCACAGGTTCCGGCTGCATATTGTGCATCTGTCGACGGCGAAGGCGCTGCCAATGATTCGGGCCGCCCGGATGGAAGGGCTGCCGCTGACAGTGGAGACTTGCCCGCACTATCTGCACTGCGCGGCGGAGAAGATTCCAGATGGAGCAACACTGTTCAAGTGCGCGCCGCCCATTCGTTCGGCGGAGAATCGTGAACTGCTGTGGCGTGCGCTGCTCGATGGCGAGATTGATTTCATCGCGACCGACCATTCCCCGTGCCCACCCGCAATGAAGCGGCTGACTGCGAACGCGCCAGGAGAAGAGGCTGGACGATTCGACGAGGCCTGGGGCGGGATTCCGTCATTGTCGACGGCGTTGCCACTGTTGTGGACTGACTGTGTGAAGCGAGGCGTTCCGCTGACAAAACTGGTGCAGTGGATGTCGACGAAGCCGGCGACACTGGCGGGCCTGAGCGCACAGGTGGGTGCGATTGCGCCGGGAATGCAAGCGAATCTGGTGGTGTTCGACGCAGAGGCGACGTTCACATTGGCGCCGGAGCATTTGCATTACCGGCATGCGATCTCACCATACATGGGCGAGACGCTGCGTGGGGTTGTTTGGGGGACGTGGCTGCGCGGCGAACAGGTGTATGCGAATCGGGACGGCAAAGTAACGTTTGCCGATACTCCCCGCGGGCAAGAGTACGCGTTATCCTGTTCCCTCTCGTAATGACAACGTCTACTGCCAACACGATTCTTTCCGAGTGGAATGGCCTTGGCCTGGACGATGCAGCCGAAGTGATTCTGCCGTGCAATGGATCGCCGGTTTGGGCAACGCTGGTTGCCTATAATCGACCCTTCGACTCGCCCGCATCCCTTTTCGCCGTGTCCGATGAGATTTGGATGTCACTTCCGGAAGAAGACTGGCAGGAAGCGTTTGATTCGCATCCGCGGCTCGGCGAGCGGAAGGCAAAAGCGGCGACGGAGAAGAGCTTGAGTTGGAGCACGCAGGAGCAGAGCGCGGCGGATCCTGACGATGCTGTGCGACAGGCGCTGGCGGATGGTAATCGCGAGTATGAGGCGAAGTTTGGGCGGATCTTCCTGCTGTGTGCGACGGGCCGGAGTGCGGAGGAGATGCTGACGATTTTGCGACAGCGGTTGCAGAACGATGCGGAGACTGAGTTGCGTGAGGCGGCGGAGCAGCAGCGGTTGATCACGCGGCTTCGATTGCGGAAGTGGCTCGAGATGCCGGGGCTGACTTGCGCAGAGTTGGCGGAGAGCGCGGCTGATCGGTTCGAGACACCTGGGGAGGCGGCTTAGGATGGGGCTTTCAACGCATATTCTCGACACATCGCAAGGCCGGCCGGCGGCGGGCATTGACGTTGTGCTGCTGCAGGAGAGCGACGGCGGGTGGAACGAGATCGGCCGCGACTCAACGGATGCTGACGGGCGATGCCGTACGCTGCTCGGCGCGCGGGAGCTGGAGCGTGCCACTTACAAGCTGCGCTTCGAGGTAGCACCGTATTTTTCTGCACAGAGTATTACGATCAGCTGCCTGTACCCGTATGTGGAGATTGCGTTCACGATTACAGATGCGTCGCAACACTATCACATTCCACTGCTGATTTCGGCGAATGGATACACGACTTATAGAGGGAGCTGATGCCGGGAACGACCTGTAAGCTCGCAGCGAATCGGTATGGGAAGTCGCGCGTGCGGTTGATGCGCGTGACGCGGCATGAGTCGCATCATGACCTCGATGAGTGGACGGTGCAGGTGCTGCTCTCGGGCGACTTTGAGACGGCGCATACGCTGGGGGATAACTCGAAGATTCTGCCGACAGACACGATGAAAAACACCGTGTACTTCGTGGCGCGCGAGTCCAAAGCCGACAGCATGGAGGAGTACGCAAAGGAGTTGATTAACTTCTTGCTCGCGCGGAATCCGCAGGTGAGCGGCGTAGAAGTGTCAATTGAGTCGCATCTGTGGAAGCGGCTGACGGTCGATGG of the Acidobacteriaceae bacterium genome contains:
- a CDS encoding amidohydrolase family protein — its product is EPLAIAGVAGFKCFLIYPGTDGFTEIDRANLELAVPHIARTGLPLLVHAELAGPVDAAVARLNSGDEDWRRYATYLASRPDDAELEAIAMMLDLCRAHRFRLHIVHLSTAKALPMIRAARMEGLPLTVETCPHYLHCAAEKIPDGATLFKCAPPIRSAENRELLWRALLDGEIDFIATDHSPCPPAMKRLTANAPGEEAGRFDEAWGGIPSLSTALPLLWTDCVKRGVPLTKLVQWMSTKPATLAGLSAQVGAIAPGMQANLVVFDAEATFTLAPEHLHYRHAISPYMGETLRGVVWGTWLRGEQVYANRDGKVTFADTPRGQEYALSCSLS
- the uraH gene encoding hydroxyisourate hydrolase, which translates into the protein MGLSTHILDTSQGRPAAGIDVVLLQESDGGWNEIGRDSTDADGRCRTLLGARELERATYKLRFEVAPYFSAQSITISCLYPYVEIAFTITDASQHYHIPLLISANGYTTYRGS
- the uraD gene encoding 2-oxo-4-hydroxy-4-carboxy-5-ureidoimidazoline decarboxylase, which encodes MTTSTANTILSEWNGLGLDDAAEVILPCNGSPVWATLVAYNRPFDSPASLFAVSDEIWMSLPEEDWQEAFDSHPRLGERKAKAATEKSLSWSTQEQSAADPDDAVRQALADGNREYEAKFGRIFLLCATGRSAEEMLTILRQRLQNDAETELREAAEQQRLITRLRLRKWLEMPGLTCAELAESAADRFETPGEAA